One genomic region from Anabaena sp. PCC 7108 encodes:
- a CDS encoding ferredoxin thioredoxin reductase catalytic beta subunit, whose protein sequence is MIPSEVNTKSSDKSLEAMRHFSEQYAKRTGTYFCSEPSVTAVVIEGLAKHKDELGAPLCPCRHYEDKEAEVSAAYWNCPCVPMRERKECHCMLFLTAESDFVGDTQEISLETIKEVRESMG, encoded by the coding sequence ATGATTCCATCAGAAGTTAACACTAAATCCAGCGATAAAAGCCTAGAGGCAATGCGGCATTTTTCCGAGCAATACGCCAAGCGGACTGGAACGTACTTCTGTTCAGAACCTTCCGTTACCGCAGTTGTGATAGAAGGACTAGCCAAACATAAAGACGAACTCGGTGCGCCTTTGTGTCCCTGCCGCCACTATGAAGACAAAGAAGCGGAAGTCAGCGCTGCCTATTGGAACTGTCCTTGTGTACCCATGCGAGAACGCAAAGAATGTCACTGTATGCTGTTCCTCACCGCCGAGAGCGACTTTGTTGGTGACACACAAGAAATATCTCTCGAAACCATCAAAGAAGTGCGAGAAAGCATGGGATGA
- a CDS encoding DUF309 domain-containing protein: MSENLPQEFWQGVEQFNSGQFYACHDTLEALWIEATEPEKSLYQGILQIAVALYHLGNRNLRGAMILLGEGSNRLRRYPESDYGINVEKLFTQSVELLKVLQQTDPEKILSSDGGENIALLLPTISINER; the protein is encoded by the coding sequence ATGAGTGAAAACCTGCCCCAAGAGTTTTGGCAAGGAGTAGAACAGTTCAACTCTGGGCAGTTCTACGCCTGTCATGACACCTTAGAAGCCCTGTGGATTGAAGCAACTGAACCAGAAAAAAGTTTATATCAGGGTATTCTGCAAATCGCTGTAGCACTCTATCATCTGGGTAATCGCAACTTACGAGGAGCAATGATTCTATTGGGAGAAGGTAGCAATCGTCTGCGACGTTACCCAGAAAGTGACTACGGCATCAATGTGGAAAAATTATTCACTCAGAGTGTGGAATTGTTGAAAGTACTCCAACAAACAGATCCCGAAAAAATACTTAGTAGTGATGGGGGTGAAAATATAGCCTTGCTTTTACCCACGATTTCTATAAATGAAAGATAA
- a CDS encoding LptA/OstA family protein — protein sequence MIPPYKLPNSQIRRFGLALMLPVALLATIAFPSQVQTATAQSAGNRPLTIRSDVQEYDAKTQVITARGNVQMLYPARQLQATSAQAQYFSKERRIDFSGNVYILQQGNNSIRAEKVTYLIDEGRFIALPQSNRQVESVYMVDDTNVNGQPAKPAPKTPALKRSN from the coding sequence ATGATACCTCCCTATAAATTGCCAAATTCACAAATACGGCGCTTTGGTTTAGCCTTGATGCTACCAGTTGCACTGTTGGCAACAATTGCCTTCCCTAGCCAAGTGCAAACCGCTACCGCGCAATCAGCAGGAAATCGCCCACTCACCATTCGCTCTGATGTGCAAGAATATGATGCTAAAACCCAAGTAATTACCGCCCGTGGTAATGTGCAGATGTTGTATCCCGCTCGTCAGTTGCAAGCAACATCTGCCCAAGCACAATACTTTAGTAAAGAACGGCGAATTGATTTCAGTGGCAACGTTTATATTTTGCAACAAGGTAACAATAGTATTCGGGCTGAGAAAGTAACTTATTTGATTGACGAAGGCCGATTTATCGCCTTACCCCAGTCCAACCGTCAGGTAGAATCTGTCTACATGGTGGATGACACTAATGTGAACGGACAACCTGCTAAACCGGCTCCAAAAACACCAGCCCTCAAACGTTCTAATTAA
- the lptB gene encoding LPS export ABC transporter ATP-binding protein: MKIFLENIHKSYGKRVIVNRVSLSVAQGEVVGLLGPNGAGKTTTFYIATGLEKPNQGRVWLDNWDITGMPMHKRARLGIGYLAQEASVFRQLSVRDNILLVFEQTNVPRWEWSKRLHNLLKEFRLEKVANSKGIQLSGGERRRTELARALAAGREGPKFLFLDEPFAGVDPIAVAEIQEIVGQLRDRGMGILITDHNVRETLAITNRGYIMREGQILAFGTADELYNNPLVRQYYLGDNFFN; the protein is encoded by the coding sequence GTGAAAATTTTTTTAGAGAATATTCACAAATCTTACGGCAAGCGCGTCATTGTCAATCGCGTTAGCCTTTCTGTTGCTCAAGGTGAAGTGGTTGGCTTACTCGGACCAAACGGAGCCGGTAAAACAACAACATTTTATATCGCCACAGGCTTAGAAAAACCGAATCAGGGAAGAGTTTGGTTAGATAATTGGGATATTACAGGAATGCCAATGCACAAACGAGCAAGATTAGGCATTGGCTATCTGGCACAAGAAGCCAGTGTTTTTCGCCAACTCTCAGTCCGGGATAATATTCTCCTGGTATTTGAGCAAACGAATGTGCCACGATGGGAGTGGTCGAAGCGGTTACACAATTTACTAAAAGAGTTTCGCTTGGAAAAAGTGGCAAATAGTAAAGGTATTCAACTTTCTGGGGGTGAACGACGACGAACTGAGTTAGCCAGGGCTTTAGCAGCAGGTAGAGAAGGTCCAAAATTTCTCTTTTTAGATGAACCATTTGCGGGAGTTGATCCCATTGCCGTTGCGGAAATTCAGGAGATTGTGGGACAATTGCGCGATCGCGGTATGGGAATTCTGATCACAGATCATAATGTCCGCGAAACCTTGGCTATCACTAATCGTGGTTATATTATGCGGGAAGGGCAAATACTTGCTTTTGGTACTGCCGATGAACTTTACAATAACCCACTCGTGCGACAATATTATTTAGGTGATAACTTTTTTAACTAA
- a CDS encoding LptF/LptG family permease, whose translation MISKQLKSFYGLSSLLPFSIMDRYLAVQLLPLFLFGVGAFTSVVLAIDSLFELLRKVVESGLPITIAMKVFLLKLPYVMVYSFPMSTLLATLMTYSRLSSESELIALRGCGVSVYRMVLTAVLLSSLITGMTYVFNEQIAPAANYEATRTLEAALKSDQPSFKRENIYYPEYRDVKQPDGTKNKVLARLFYADQFDGKQMIGLTIIDRSREGLNQILVSESAQWNASKQVWDFYNGTIYLVAPDRSYRNILRFEHQQLQLPRTPLNLAENSRDYGEMNISQALEQLQVERLAGDPQKIRKLEVRIQQKIAFPFVCIIFGLVGSAMGSIPQRTGRGTSFGISVIVIFSYYLLLSISGALAQAGILSPLIGAWLPNSFGLVTGLFLLMRVAQR comes from the coding sequence ATGATATCTAAACAGCTTAAATCTTTTTACGGCCTTAGTTCACTGCTGCCTTTTTCCATCATGGATCGCTACTTGGCTGTACAGTTGCTTCCCCTATTTTTATTTGGTGTCGGGGCATTTACTTCTGTAGTTTTGGCGATTGATAGCTTATTTGAATTATTGCGAAAAGTCGTAGAATCTGGGCTACCAATTACTATTGCTATGAAAGTTTTTTTATTAAAGCTGCCCTATGTAATGGTTTATTCTTTTCCCATGTCTACCTTACTGGCTACTTTGATGACCTATAGTCGTCTTTCTAGTGAGAGTGAACTGATTGCCCTACGTGGGTGTGGGGTAAGTGTCTATCGTATGGTACTAACTGCTGTGTTATTGAGCAGTTTAATTACAGGGATGACATATGTTTTTAATGAGCAAATTGCACCAGCGGCAAACTATGAAGCAACTCGTACCCTAGAAGCAGCCTTAAAATCAGATCAGCCTTCATTTAAACGAGAAAATATTTACTATCCTGAATATCGGGATGTTAAACAACCAGATGGTACTAAAAATAAGGTACTTGCACGCCTATTTTATGCTGACCAATTTGATGGCAAGCAAATGATAGGTTTAACAATTATAGACCGTTCTCGAGAAGGACTGAATCAAATTTTAGTCTCAGAATCTGCCCAATGGAATGCCTCAAAACAAGTTTGGGATTTTTATAATGGTACTATTTATCTAGTCGCCCCAGACCGTTCTTATCGCAATATTTTGCGGTTTGAACATCAACAATTACAACTACCACGTACACCTTTAAATCTAGCAGAAAACAGCCGAGATTACGGCGAAATGAATATTTCTCAAGCCCTAGAACAACTACAAGTAGAACGCCTAGCAGGAGATCCTCAAAAAATTCGGAAATTAGAAGTACGGATTCAACAAAAAATTGCCTTTCCCTTTGTATGTATAATTTTTGGTTTAGTTGGTTCGGCAATGGGAAGCATACCGCAACGCACTGGCAGAGGAACTAGTTTTGGTATTAGTGTCATAGTTATTTTCAGTTATTATCTACTGTTATCAATTTCCGGTGCTTTAGCACAGGCAGGTATTCTCTCTCCCTTGATAGGTGCTTGGTTGCCTAATTCATTCGGTTTGGTAACAGGTTTATTCTTGTTGATGCGAGTTGCACAAAGATAA
- a CDS encoding 2Fe-2S iron-sulfur cluster-binding protein, with protein MVQTHTIRVYNRANGTSYTLQVPEDRYILHTAEHNGVELPFSCRNGACTTCAVRVISGDIYQPEAIGLSPDLRRKGYALLCVSYARSDLEVETQDEDEVYELQFGRFFGKGKIKAGLPLDED; from the coding sequence ATGGTTCAGACCCACACAATCAGAGTATACAATCGCGCTAACGGCACATCATACACCCTACAAGTCCCAGAAGACCGCTATATTCTACACACAGCCGAACACAACGGCGTAGAATTACCCTTCTCTTGCCGCAACGGGGCTTGCACCACTTGCGCTGTCAGAGTCATCTCTGGAGACATTTACCAACCAGAAGCCATTGGACTATCCCCCGACTTACGTCGCAAAGGTTACGCTTTGCTATGTGTCAGTTATGCTCGTTCTGACTTGGAAGTAGAAACACAAGACGAAGATGAAGTGTACGAACTCCAGTTTGGGCGCTTTTTTGGCAAAGGCAAAATTAAAGCCGGTTTACCCTTAGATGAAGACTAA
- a CDS encoding thermonuclease family protein, whose protein sequence is MAAFKGCLSILAQKIAILSCLVLLVSCQGKNQPTNIPAEVKVARVVSGQTLEVLGMSEQPNLISPLRLIGLEAPDLRQRPWGEDAKELLDSLIGGADKPVKLELDLEAKDKFGRTLAYVWKDQLLLNEEVLKQGYALFVARSPNHKYDERLERAQQWARLMGKGIWNPDKPMRLTPAEFRRLYR, encoded by the coding sequence ATGGCAGCTTTCAAAGGGTGTTTGAGCATCTTGGCGCAAAAAATAGCAATATTATCTTGCTTGGTGCTGTTGGTAAGTTGTCAAGGCAAAAATCAACCTACCAACATTCCGGCTGAAGTGAAAGTAGCACGGGTTGTCAGTGGACAAACCTTGGAAGTACTAGGTATGTCAGAACAACCCAATTTAATTTCTCCTCTGCGGTTAATTGGTTTAGAAGCGCCAGATTTACGTCAGCGTCCTTGGGGAGAAGACGCTAAAGAACTTTTAGATAGTTTGATTGGTGGTGCAGATAAACCAGTCAAGCTGGAGTTGGACTTAGAAGCAAAAGATAAATTTGGGCGAACTTTAGCCTATGTGTGGAAAGATCAGCTGTTGTTAAATGAAGAAGTACTGAAACAAGGGTATGCTTTATTTGTAGCGCGATCGCCTAATCACAAATACGACGAGCGCTTAGAACGCGCCCAACAATGGGCTAGACTCATGGGAAAAGGAATTTGGAACCCAGACAAACCCATGCGTCTAACTCCTGCTGAATTTCGCCGTCTTTATCGTTAA
- a CDS encoding inositol monophosphatase family protein, giving the protein MTNLPNFLDIATEAALNAGIILQDYLGKVADATTEKGRPGDLVTAADKASEKVILEILHRHFPQHSILAEESGKLGNQENEYLWAIDPLDGTTNYAHQYPCFAVSIGLFINGISQVGVIYDPFHNELFRAAAGLGATRNRRPIKVSQTNELSKSLLTTGFAYDRRETSDNNYAEFCHLTHLTQGVRRGGSASLDLAYVACGRVDGYWERGIAPWDIAAGIILLQEAGGKVTAYDNTPFQIDSGRILATNCCIHNNLSQELMKVTPLSAW; this is encoded by the coding sequence ATGACTAACTTACCAAATTTCCTAGATATTGCTACTGAAGCTGCTTTAAATGCTGGTATAATTTTACAAGACTATTTAGGGAAAGTAGCAGATGCAACTACCGAAAAAGGACGACCAGGTGATTTAGTTACCGCAGCTGATAAAGCTTCCGAAAAGGTGATTTTAGAAATCTTGCACCGCCATTTTCCCCAACATTCTATCCTCGCAGAAGAATCTGGGAAACTCGGCAACCAAGAGAATGAATACCTGTGGGCAATTGATCCTCTAGATGGTACAACTAACTACGCCCATCAATATCCCTGTTTTGCAGTTTCCATTGGCTTGTTTATTAATGGCATATCGCAAGTAGGTGTGATTTATGACCCTTTCCATAACGAACTATTCCGGGCGGCTGCTGGCTTAGGTGCAACGCGCAACCGCCGTCCGATTAAGGTTTCTCAAACTAATGAATTGAGCAAAAGTTTGTTGACTACGGGATTTGCTTATGACCGTCGAGAAACTTCAGACAACAACTACGCAGAATTCTGTCATCTCACCCATCTTACCCAAGGCGTGAGACGTGGCGGTTCAGCATCTCTAGATTTAGCTTATGTTGCCTGTGGCCGTGTTGATGGTTATTGGGAAAGAGGAATTGCACCTTGGGATATTGCTGCTGGTATAATTTTATTGCAAGAAGCAGGGGGAAAAGTCACTGCCTACGATAACACTCCTTTCCAAATTGATTCCGGTAGAATACTGGCAACAAATTGTTGTATACATAATAATCTGAGTCAGGAATTAATGAAAGTTACCCCTCTTTCAGCTTGGTGA
- a CDS encoding J domain-containing protein translates to MSLKLDCGLFKYDFIDHHAILCVPVDADAKEVRKRYLKIARRLHPDSSTVVGETAKQVANELLSKLVNPAYEKLSVERNRAEYTLVLSQIGKRLAQSSESIELTTDVAKQLLSAPNIDLLYKNQLTKISTTQFDDLQQASQIIAQISELNLVYLMRTSGHSIIKPQLPSSNPPRTNIAPPPPPPPPKEDSAVEQYLRRAQTLLQKNQFALAKVELQDALRLEPRNSRCHSLIAMAYLGENQLRMAKIHLDNALKLNPQEKLALEWKPKVDKALGIKPNATQVNSSPNHGDKQPDKSGSGGLFGGLFGGKK, encoded by the coding sequence ATGTCTCTAAAATTAGATTGCGGACTTTTCAAATATGATTTCATAGATCACCATGCAATTTTGTGTGTTCCAGTGGATGCAGATGCCAAAGAGGTTCGCAAACGCTATCTGAAAATCGCTCGGCGCTTGCACCCAGATAGTTCTACTGTAGTCGGTGAAACAGCAAAACAAGTAGCCAATGAGTTGTTATCTAAGTTAGTTAATCCAGCTTACGAAAAACTATCTGTAGAACGTAATCGAGCCGAATATACTTTAGTTTTATCGCAAATAGGCAAGCGTTTGGCACAATCATCAGAGTCAATAGAACTCACCACAGATGTAGCCAAGCAATTATTGAGTGCGCCTAATATAGACTTGTTGTACAAAAATCAACTCACTAAAATTTCCACAACTCAATTTGATGATTTGCAGCAAGCAAGCCAAATAATTGCTCAAATTAGTGAATTAAATTTAGTTTACCTGATGCGGACATCAGGGCATTCAATTATCAAGCCCCAATTACCTAGCTCCAATCCTCCGAGGACAAATATAGCACCACCACCACCGCCACCACCACCTAAAGAAGACTCGGCTGTAGAACAGTACCTTCGTCGCGCTCAAACTTTACTGCAAAAAAACCAATTTGCTCTAGCCAAAGTAGAATTGCAAGATGCCTTAAGGCTAGAGCCGAGAAATAGTCGTTGCCATAGCTTGATCGCAATGGCATATTTAGGGGAAAATCAGCTGAGAATGGCAAAAATTCACTTGGACAATGCACTGAAATTAAATCCTCAAGAGAAATTGGCTTTGGAATGGAAACCCAAAGTAGACAAAGCTTTAGGAATTAAACCCAATGCTACTCAGGTGAATTCGTCTCCAAATCATGGAGATAAGCAACCAGATAAGTCTGGAAGTGGCGGTTTGTTTGGTGGTTTGTTTGGTGGGAAAAAATAA
- a CDS encoding ATP phosphoribosyltransferase regulatory subunit: MVYQPAAGARDLLPLDVAQKRWIEDRLQQVFHRWGYHRIITSTLERMDTLMAGEAIQRQMVIELQNGQNEALGLRPELTASIARTVVTRMAGATYPQRLYYNANVFRRNWEKRHNRQQEYYQAGVELLGSGGLLANAEVLLLVANCLAALDLQGWHLILGEAGITRSLLNAFPANLQTQVRSAIAHLDRITIDTLPLTDELRERARIMLDLRGNSADVLAKVSSLNLDSEQQEAVNNLKSLVDLLESDRKFPLILDLSLIQTINYYTGIVFEVVSDTDGQAKVLGRGGRYDQLLGLYHPQGDNIPGIGFELSIDDLYQTLLLTQQLPQDIPASNWLVVPESKTAEAAAFAYAQKLRDTPDLVRVEIDLGGRDTEAIRQYASDRSIAQIAWIKPDGTPTIEAVS; this comes from the coding sequence ATGGTGTATCAACCAGCAGCGGGAGCTAGGGATTTACTCCCTTTAGATGTGGCTCAAAAACGCTGGATTGAAGATAGGTTACAACAAGTGTTTCATCGTTGGGGATATCACAGGATTATCACCTCAACTTTGGAACGCATGGATACTTTAATGGCGGGTGAAGCAATTCAGCGCCAAATGGTGATTGAACTGCAAAATGGGCAAAATGAAGCATTGGGCTTACGTCCAGAACTGACAGCTTCTATTGCCCGTACAGTCGTTACTCGTATGGCTGGTGCGACTTATCCCCAACGGCTGTATTACAATGCCAACGTATTTCGCCGCAACTGGGAAAAACGGCATAATCGTCAGCAAGAGTATTATCAAGCTGGGGTGGAATTGCTAGGATCTGGTGGGTTGCTGGCAAATGCTGAAGTGCTATTGTTGGTAGCTAATTGTTTAGCAGCTTTAGATTTACAGGGCTGGCATTTAATCTTAGGTGAAGCTGGTATTACTCGCTCCCTACTTAATGCTTTTCCTGCCAATTTACAAACTCAGGTGCGGAGTGCGATCGCTCATCTTGATCGCATTACCATAGATACTCTACCTCTAACTGACGAACTCCGCGAACGTGCCAGAATCATGCTGGATTTGCGTGGTAATAGTGCAGATGTTTTGGCCAAAGTCAGCAGCTTAAATCTCGACTCCGAGCAGCAAGAGGCGGTAAATAATCTCAAATCTCTAGTAGATTTACTAGAATCCGACCGCAAATTTCCCTTAATTCTTGACCTGAGTTTGATTCAAACTATTAATTACTACACAGGTATTGTGTTTGAAGTAGTCAGTGATACGGATGGTCAAGCCAAGGTTTTAGGGCGTGGGGGTCGTTATGATCAACTTTTGGGGCTATATCATCCCCAAGGGGACAACATTCCCGGTATCGGTTTTGAATTGAGTATTGATGATTTATACCAAACTCTTCTCTTGACTCAGCAATTACCTCAGGATATACCCGCAAGTAATTGGCTAGTAGTACCAGAAAGCAAAACGGCTGAAGCGGCAGCTTTTGCTTACGCCCAGAAGTTGCGAGATACTCCTGATTTAGTGCGAGTAGAAATCGATTTGGGGGGAAGAGATACAGAGGCTATCCGTCAATATGCAAGCGATCGCTCTATCGCCCAAATTGCCTGGATTAAACCCGATGGAACACCAACAATTGAAGCAGTAAGTTAA
- a CDS encoding ferredoxin family protein, producing MPHTIVTDVCEGVADCVGACPVACIHEGPGKNVKGTDWYWIDFATCIDCGICLQVCPVENAILAEERPELQKTPS from the coding sequence ATGCCACATACAATTGTAACTGATGTTTGTGAAGGCGTTGCTGACTGTGTAGGAGCTTGTCCTGTAGCTTGCATTCATGAAGGCCCAGGTAAAAACGTCAAAGGCACTGATTGGTACTGGATTGACTTTGCTACCTGTATCGACTGTGGCATCTGTTTACAAGTTTGCCCTGTAGAAAATGCAATTCTGGCAGAAGAACGCCCTGAACTGCAAAAAACACCCTCTTAG
- a CDS encoding ABC transporter ATP-binding protein has protein sequence MTNDYLLEVENVYAGYIKDVDILQGVNFRVSPGELVTVIGPNGAGKSTLAKTIFGLLTPHTGTITFKGENIAGLKSNQIVQRGMCYVPQIANVFPSLTIEENLEMGAFVRNIPLKPLKDKIFTMFPRLSDRRRQRAGTLSGGERQMLAMGKALMLEPSLLLLDEPSAALSPILVTQVFEQIKQINQSGTAIVLVEQNARKALEMADRGCVLESGRDAISGTGRELLTDPKVGELYLGAGKGH, from the coding sequence ATGACTAATGATTATTTATTAGAAGTGGAAAATGTCTACGCTGGATATATCAAAGATGTAGATATATTACAAGGTGTAAATTTTCGAGTATCACCTGGCGAATTAGTTACCGTTATTGGTCCTAATGGTGCAGGTAAATCCACTTTAGCAAAAACCATATTTGGACTTTTAACACCCCATACAGGCACAATTACCTTCAAAGGGGAAAATATTGCTGGGTTAAAGTCAAATCAAATCGTCCAAAGAGGGATGTGTTATGTCCCACAGATAGCCAATGTTTTTCCTTCCCTGACGATTGAAGAAAATCTGGAAATGGGAGCCTTTGTGCGGAATATTCCCCTCAAACCCCTAAAAGACAAAATATTTACCATGTTTCCTAGATTAAGCGATCGCCGTCGTCAACGAGCAGGAACTTTATCTGGTGGGGAAAGACAGATGTTAGCGATGGGTAAAGCTTTGATGTTAGAACCCAGTTTACTACTTTTAGATGAACCTTCGGCAGCTTTATCTCCCATTTTAGTAACGCAAGTATTTGAGCAAATTAAACAAATTAACCAATCGGGTACAGCCATCGTCTTAGTAGAACAAAATGCCCGTAAAGCCTTGGAAATGGCTGATCGTGGTTGTGTATTAGAATCAGGAAGAGATGCTATTTCTGGAACTGGTAGAGAATTGTTAACTGATCCCAAAGTGGGAGAATTGTATTTAGGTGCAGGAAAGGGGCATTAA
- a CDS encoding Mov34/MPN/PAD-1 family protein, with amino-acid sequence MNLKLQPEHLQIINNHAESTYPEECCGIMLGYMAEDSKTLITVIPTENAWNQEAVNFTVEAQSTKRRYAIAPAFMLQMQREARNRNLSIIGIYHSHPDHPAIPSEWDRLYAWPEYSYIIVSVENGKAGKLQSWSLDENHQFQLETIEHINLTILS; translated from the coding sequence ATGAACCTCAAACTCCAGCCAGAACATTTACAAATTATCAACAATCACGCCGAAAGCACCTATCCTGAAGAATGCTGTGGGATAATGCTAGGCTATATGGCTGAAGATAGCAAAACCCTAATTACAGTCATACCCACAGAAAACGCCTGGAATCAAGAAGCGGTGAATTTTACAGTAGAAGCCCAGAGTACCAAGAGAAGATATGCGATCGCACCCGCTTTCATGTTACAAATGCAAAGGGAAGCCAGAAACCGTAACTTAAGTATAATTGGTATCTATCATTCCCATCCCGATCACCCCGCTATTCCTTCAGAATGGGATAGACTCTATGCTTGGCCAGAATACTCATATATAATAGTTTCCGTTGAAAATGGTAAAGCGGGCAAACTCCAAAGTTGGAGTCTGGACGAAAATCACCAATTTCAACTTGAGACAATCGAACATATAAACTTAACAATTTTAAGTTAA
- the moeB gene encoding molybdopterin-synthase adenylyltransferase MoeB — MLNPNLDEIQLTKDDYERYSRHLILPEVGLEGQKRLKAASVLCIGTGGLGSPLLLYLAAAGIGRIGIVDFDIVDTSNLQRQVIHGTSWVGKPKIESAKNRIHEINPHCQVDLYETRLSSENALDIIRPYDIVVDGTDNFPTRYLVNDACVLLDKPNVYGSIFRFEGQATVFNYEGGPNYRDLYPEPPPPGMVPSCAEGGVLGILPGMIGIIQATETVKIILGNGNTLSGRLLLYNALEMKFRELKLRPNPIRPVIEKLIDYEIFCGIPQAQAEEAKQQMEIQEMTVTELKALIDSGAKDFVLVDVRNPHEYEIAKIPGSVLIPLPDIETGDGVAKVKEILNGHRLIAHCKMGGRSAKALGILKEAGIVGTNVKGGINAWSQEVDSSVPQY; from the coding sequence ATGCTAAATCCCAATCTGGATGAAATCCAGTTGACAAAAGACGACTACGAACGCTACTCCCGTCACTTAATTTTGCCAGAAGTGGGACTGGAGGGGCAAAAACGCCTAAAAGCTGCCAGTGTATTGTGTATCGGTACAGGTGGACTAGGATCACCATTGCTGTTATATTTAGCCGCAGCTGGTATTGGACGCATTGGTATTGTAGATTTTGATATCGTTGATACCTCCAATCTGCAACGTCAAGTTATTCACGGCACATCTTGGGTAGGTAAACCCAAAATCGAATCAGCGAAAAACCGTATTCACGAAATCAACCCCCATTGTCAAGTTGATTTATACGAAACTCGCTTAAGTTCCGAAAACGCCCTCGATATCATTCGTCCTTACGATATCGTAGTTGATGGTACTGATAACTTCCCCACCAGATATCTAGTTAACGACGCTTGCGTATTGTTAGACAAACCTAACGTCTACGGTTCCATTTTCCGTTTTGAAGGACAAGCAACCGTATTTAACTACGAAGGTGGTCCCAACTATCGTGACTTGTATCCAGAACCACCACCACCAGGAATGGTTCCCTCCTGTGCAGAAGGTGGTGTATTAGGGATTTTACCAGGAATGATTGGTATCATTCAAGCCACAGAAACAGTCAAAATTATTCTTGGTAATGGTAATACCCTCAGCGGACGCTTGCTGTTGTACAATGCCTTAGAAATGAAATTCCGAGAATTGAAACTGCGTCCTAATCCGATTCGTCCAGTCATTGAAAAGTTAATAGACTACGAAATATTCTGCGGTATACCGCAAGCGCAAGCAGAAGAAGCGAAACAGCAAATGGAAATTCAAGAAATGACGGTGACGGAGTTGAAGGCATTAATAGATAGTGGTGCGAAAGACTTTGTATTGGTCGATGTCCGTAACCCCCACGAGTATGAAATTGCCAAAATTCCTGGTTCAGTATTAATACCTTTACCCGATATTGAAACCGGTGATGGTGTTGCTAAGGTGAAGGAAATACTCAACGGACATCGCTTAATTGCTCATTGTAAAATGGGTGGACGTTCTGCAAAAGCCCTTGGTATCCTCAAGGAAGCCGGAATTGTGGGAACTAATGTCAAAGGTGGAATTAATGCTTGGAGTCAGGAAGTAGATTCTTCTGTTCCTCAGTATTAA